The region CCAAAGAAAGAAGTTGCGAAAGATGGGGAAGAATTGCGGCGGGGGAGTAACAACGCCCATTATATCCCCTTCGCGAGTTGGCCCAACCCATACCCCTACGCTTATCTTCTTCCGCCCGCCCTTTGATCCATTTGCGCCATGGAAGTCGAAGCTCAAGCTCAGCAAGACCCATCAAGGTCCTACTGGAGATTCAGCAAGCACGATTTCTTCCCCGAAGACTCCTTCAAGGACCTTTCTTCCTACCGAGCCGCACTCTCCCAGACCGCCCGCCGCCTCCGAGACCGCCTCTCTGCCCGCTCCACCGACGCCACCGAGCTCCTCCACCTCCCGAAGCAGAGCGAGAACCGCATGAAACGCTGCCTCTCCTGGTGGGACTTGATCTGGCTCAGCTTCGGCTCCGTCGTCGGCTCCGGCATCTTCGGCATCACCGGCCAGGAAGCCCACAACCACGCCGGCCCCTCCATCCTCCTCTCCTACGTCGTCTCTGGCCTCTCCGCCTTGCTCTCAGTCCTCTGCTACACCGACTTCGCCGTCCAGATCCCCGTCGCCGGCGGCTCCTTCTCCTTCCTCCGCATAGAGCTCGGCGACTTCGTTGCCTTCCTCGCTGCTGGCAACATCCTCCTGGAGGCCATCGTCGGCGCCGCCGGTCTGGGCCGCGCGTGGTCGTCTTACTTCGGCAGTTTGATCAAATCCGACAGCGATTTCTTACGCATTCGAGTCGACAAATTCGATCAAGGGTTTGATCTCTTGGACCCCATTGCTGTTGCAATTCTGTTAATTGCTAACGTAATTTCGATGACTGGAACAAAGCACACATCCATTTTGAATTGGATCAGCTCAATATTCAGTTCAATAGTCATAGTGTTCATCATAATTGTAGGGTTTATGCATTCCCAGAGCTCAAATTTGACCCCCTTTTTCCCATATGGGGTTAAGGGGACTTTCCAATCTGCAGCAGTTGTGTACTGGTCTTACACTGGTTTCGACTTGGTCGCAACCATGGCCGAGGAAACCAAGAACCCATCAAGAGATATACCTGTGG is a window of Diospyros lotus cultivar Yz01 chromosome 10, ASM1463336v1, whole genome shotgun sequence DNA encoding:
- the LOC127810821 gene encoding cationic amino acid transporter 8, vacuolar, which produces MEVEAQAQQDPSRSYWRFSKHDFFPEDSFKDLSSYRAALSQTARRLRDRLSARSTDATELLHLPKQSENRMKRCLSWWDLIWLSFGSVVGSGIFGITGQEAHNHAGPSILLSYVVSGLSALLSVLCYTDFAVQIPVAGGSFSFLRIELGDFVAFLAAGNILLEAIVGAAGLGRAWSSYFGSLIKSDSDFLRIRVDKFDQGFDLLDPIAVAILLIANVISMTGTKHTSILNWISSIFSSIVIVFIIIVGFMHSQSSNLTPFFPYGVKGTFQSAAVVYWSYTGFDLVATMAEETKNPSRDIPVGLVGSMSLITLLYCLMSFSLTAMVKYTEIDVNAAFSVAFDGIGMKWAKYLVDICALKGMTTSLLVGSLGQARYTTQIARAHMIPPWFALVHPKTRTPVNATLFVTVISCILAFFTSLDVLSSVFSMSTLFIFMLMAVALLVRRYYVKDVTPKRDLVKFLVCLLVVIGSSTGVAALWNSNQRGWIGYSVAGLVWFLGTLGMTLLPKQRIPKVWGVPLVPWLPSVSIGMNLFLIGSLGSAAFFRFIICSAVMIVYYLFVGLHATFDMAHQIQQELKLEDGKRNAHQATSNDNPGS